The Archangium primigenium genomic interval CCCCCAGCAGGGTGTGGCGCCTCATGGCCACTCCACCCGGAGGGGCACGGCGGAGCGGGAGGCGCCGGACGAGGACGTGCTCGCGCCAAGCTGCCCGCTGGTGTTGGCGCCCCAGGCGAAGCACGCGTCCGGCCCGGTGAGCGCCAGCACGTGCAGCGAGCCCGGCCCCACCGCGCGCGCGGCCCCGAGGCCCTTCACCTGCACGGCGCGGGGACGCTCGGCGGTGGTGCCGTCGCCGAGCTGGGCGTTGGAGTTCTGCCCCCACGCCCAGAGCGCGCCCGTGGCCGAGAGCGCGAAGCTGCTGTGGGCCTGGGCGGACACGGACTCGGCGCCGGTGACGTCCAGCACCTCCACGGGCTGGGCGCGGCCTCCGAGTATGCCGCTCTTGCCCTGGCCGAGCTGCCCCGAGGAGCCCATGCCCCAGGCACGCACGCGGCCATCCTCGCCCAGCGCCAGCACATGGGCCCGGCCGGCCGCCACGTCCACCACCCGCTCCAGGTGCGTCACCTGGAAGGGCTCGGGGTGGGGCGCGTCGTCCACCTCGCCGTTGCCGAGCTGCCCGTCGCCATTGGAGCCCCAGACGAACACGGCGCCATCCGCGCGCAGGGCCACGGAGTGCGCGCTGCCCGCGGCCACGCGGACGATGCGGTCGAGCCCCGGCACGCGGGTGGGTCCATCCACGGTCGTGGTGGAGCCGAGGCCCAGCTGGCCCGCGGCATTGGCCCCCGCGGCGAGCACCGTGCCATCCGCGAGCAGCAGGAGCGCGTGCGCGCCCCCGAGGGACGCGCCCACCACCGGCGCGGGCGTGGGAATGCGCGTGGGGACGTGGGCCGCCTCGCGTGGGGGCACCAGGCCCTGGGGCAGCGAGCCCCACGCCCAGGCGCTCCCGTCCTCCTGGAGCACGAGTGTCCCGGAGGCGCCCGTCACCACGGTGCTCACCCGGTCGAGTCCCGGCACGGACGCGGGGCGGACGGGGCCCGTGTCCGTCCGCCGCCCGAGCTGGCCCGCGCCATTGTCTCCCCAGGTGTACAGCTGGCCGTCGCGCACGGCGGCCGAGTGGGACAGACCTCCGGCGAGGGGGCTGCCCAGCACGAAGCGCACCTCGGCCACGCCCGTGTTGCCCGCGGCGTCCACGGCCTCCACGCGCAGCACGTTGGCGCCGGGCCGGGGCGTGCCCTCGAGGGTGAAGTCGCCCGTGGGGGACAGGTCCACCGGGGCCTGGCCATTGAGGGACCACGCGGCGCGCACCACGCCCCGGTCATCCGCGAGCGTCCCGTGCGCACGGAACTGGTACACCGCGCCCACCTGGCCTTCGCGCGGCGAGAGCAGGCGGACCTCGGGGGCCTGGGTGTCGGGCGGGGTCGGGGCCTCGGGGGGAGGCGGGGACGGGACTTCCGGCGCGGGGCCACAGGCCGCGGCCACGCCCAGCAGCAGCAGGGCCAGTCCCCGACGGGCGCCGCTCACGGCAGCACCACCCGCTGCGGCAGGGGGTAGGCCCAGTTCTCCAGCAGGTCCGCGCGGCCCAGCGAGCCCTTGGCGCTCCAGCCCCAGGTGTACACGGTGCCGTCCGGGTGCAGGGCGACGACATGGGTGGCGCCGGGCGTCACGTCGGCGAGGCCGAGCAGCGGCTCGGCGGGCGCCACGCGCAGCAGCACCGGGGTGGTGGGCACCGACAGCTCCGTGGTGTCGCCCGTGCCCAGCTGGCCGTTGAAGTTCTGGCCCCAGCCCCACAGCGAGCCGTCCCGGCGTCGGGCGAAGCTCATGTTCCCCTGGGCGTGCACGGAGATGGCGTCGGTGATGGCTTGCACCGGGGCGGGCGTGGCGCGCTGGCTGTCCTTGCCGCCCTGGCCGTCGCCGAGCTGGCCGCTGGCGTTGAGGCCCCAGGCGGACAGGGTGCCGTCGCGGTGCAGCGCGAGCACGTGGTCGCGGCCGTTGGCGATGTCCACCACGTCCGTGAGGCCGGGCACCCGCACGGGCTCGGGGTGGTTGTCCGCGTCGGCCGCGCCGGAGCCCAGGTTGCCGTAGCTGTTGCGGCCCCACACCCAGACGGTGCCATCGGCGCGCAGGGCCGCCGAGTGCTGCGAGCCACCGAGCACGCGCACCACGTCGGTGAGGCCCCGCACGGGCACCGGGTAGGTCTTGTCCTCGGTGGTGCCGTCGCCGAGCTGCCCGTTGTTGTTCTTGCCGAAGGCGGACACGTGGCCGTCGCGGTGGAGCACGAGCATGTGCGTGTAGCCGATGGCGGCCATCACCGCGTCGGAGATGCCGGGCACGCGCGTGGGGATGTCGCGCGGCAGGGTATCCGGGGGGCCGGGCCGCCCGATGCCGAGCTGGCCGCTGCCGTTGTCACCCCACGTGTACACCGAGCCGTCCGCCCGGAGCGCCAGCGAGTTGTTCTGCGCGATCACCAGCGTGGCCACGTCGCTCAGGACCGTCACCTTCACGGGCGCGTTCGTGTCCGTGGTGCCGCCGTGGCCGAGCTGGCCCCGGTTGTTGCGGCCCCAGGTGTAGAGCGTGCCCTCGCGGATGACGCCGCTGTGCAGGCCGCCCGCGCCCGTCTGCGTGCCGAAGAGGAAGGACACGGTCTGCTCGCGCTCGTTGCCGTGGATGTCCCGGCTCACCAGCACCAGCGTGTTGAGGCCCGGCCGGGGCTTGAGCTCCACG includes:
- a CDS encoding chromosome condensation regulator RCC1 gives rise to the protein MSGARRGLALLLLGVAAACGPAPEVPSPPPPEAPTPPDTQAPEVRLLSPREGQVGAVYQFRAHGTLADDRGVVRAAWSLNGQAPVDLSPTGDFTLEGTPRPGANVLRVEAVDAAGNTGVAEVRFVLGSPLAGGLSHSAAVRDGQLYTWGDNGAGQLGRRTDTGPVRPASVPGLDRVSTVVTGASGTLVLQEDGSAWAWGSLPQGLVPPREAAHVPTRIPTPAPVVGASLGGAHALLLLADGTVLAAGANAAGQLGLGSTTTVDGPTRVPGLDRIVRVAAGSAHSVALRADGAVFVWGSNGDGQLGNGEVDDAPHPEPFQVTHLERVVDVAAGRAHVLALGEDGRVRAWGMGSSGQLGQGKSGILGGRAQPVEVLDVTGAESVSAQAHSSFALSATGALWAWGQNSNAQLGDGTTAERPRAVQVKGLGAARAVGPGSLHVLALTGPDACFAWGANTSGQLGASTSSSGASRSAVPLRVEWP
- a CDS encoding RCC1 domain-containing protein — its product is MSILRINFKFHALLLTLALTGAACGGSTPPGSSEPEAPGTTEPVEPGPGPESPPQPPTEPPPPEPQKDTEAPVITLTSPSADTRPSTWRVQLTGTVTDASGIAFIGWKLNADTAHGEREPQGATRHELSVELKPRPGLNTLVLVSRDIHGNEREQTVSFLFGTQTGAGGLHSGVIREGTLYTWGRNNRGQLGHGGTTDTNAPVKVTVLSDVATLVIAQNNSLALRADGSVYTWGDNGSGQLGIGRPGPPDTLPRDIPTRVPGISDAVMAAIGYTHMLVLHRDGHVSAFGKNNNGQLGDGTTEDKTYPVPVRGLTDVVRVLGGSQHSAALRADGTVWVWGRNSYGNLGSGAADADNHPEPVRVPGLTDVVDIANGRDHVLALHRDGTLSAWGLNASGQLGDGQGGKDSQRATPAPVQAITDAISVHAQGNMSFARRRDGSLWGWGQNFNGQLGTGDTTELSVPTTPVLLRVAPAEPLLGLADVTPGATHVVALHPDGTVYTWGWSAKGSLGRADLLENWAYPLPQRVVLP